The following DNA comes from Spartobacteria bacterium.
GAGTTCTGCCCAAGTTGCTGTCCCAGCTATCAGATCCCCGACATCCAGCACATCGATGCCATCCCCTCCGTCGATACGTACCATCGCGTTTTCGCCCCCCACATGCAGCGAATCATCACCCAGCCCTGCGTCTATGGTTATTCCATTCCACCAGGTCTGGCGGGCGGTTACATCCACAGAATCAGCTCCGGCTCCTGACTGCACACGAATGCCGCCGAAATAATTATCCGTAGTAATGCGGATAACATCATCACCAGCGTCCCCATCGATATCCAAGGCCACAATACGTCCAAGGATTAGAGATCCGTCCCGACCGTTGGTCGCCACATCCAACACCGTATCGCCGTCCGTATTCTGATACACATCAATGCGGTCGGCCAGGGGGGAGCCCGTCACATGGGCTGCGCCGTCGGGAACCACCGAGGGATAATGAACGCGCAACCGTTCTGAATAGATGGTTTGGAATGGATCGGCCTCGATGAAATCGCGAACAGTAACGGAAACACCGGTATCCCCCACTGCGACCGGAACCCCATTGACACCAAAACGCGTCGTCCCCTTAGGATGAAGATTCATCGATACCCCCGGCAGTCGGGAATCATCACTACGGGCATAGCGAACCCTGTTCACCCCGCTGATAATGGGTATATCCATACCGCACCGCAGCCGCAATCAGGCAAACAGGTTTACGGTCTGTCCGGTCCGCGCGCCATGATGCGGAGAGGACCAGTCAGATGATCCCTGCGAATCAAAGAACGCTCCCGGCTGCTGTA
Coding sequences within:
- a CDS encoding calcium-binding protein is translated as MDIPIISGVNRVRYARSDDSRLPGVSMNLHPKGTTRFGVNGVPVAVGDTGVSVTVRDFIEADPFQTIYSERLRVHYPSVVPDGAAHVTGSPLADRIDVYQNTDGDTVLDVATNGRDGSLILGRIVALDIDGDAGDDVIRITTDNYFGGIRVQSGAGADSVDVTARQTWWNGITIDAGLGDDSLHVGGENAMVRIDGGDGIDVLDVGDLIAGTATWAELCGGTGMDVLFGSAGHDVMYGDDGIDALYGFGGNDQLYGGPGGDLLVGGAGNDFLSGDDGDDTLQGGAQNDQLRGGMGDDLLYAGSGQDSLTGGWGNNVFAPWLSDPESYFVQSRNGALITVAWHRENRVQSAVTSINEYTKQQKLLTDFDAASSVIADRAYLL